The DNA segment AGATCAGTTTTCCAGGCCAGCATTTCATAATTTGGATTCAGTCTGCTTGTGTCAAGTCCATCGGCATAGAAAACAAATTCGTCGAGCAGGGAACTTTGTGTATTGGAGGCCGATATGGTTACATTCCGGTTGTAGTCGGCCAGCCGGTTATAACCAACCCCGATGGCAGCGCCGACCCAGCCCTTATCGCGGTTGCTGTTAAATGCAAAGACTCCTCCCAGGTTATTGAAAAGAAATTTGTACTTGAAATCGTTGTATTTCTGGGAA comes from the Bacteroidales bacterium genome and includes:
- a CDS encoding hydrocarbon degradation protein translates to MKRLLITGVVLMSSSLFLLAQNDGDAIRFSQYFPMGTARSVAMGSAFGALGADFSALSINPAGIGVYRKSELTFTPDIYYDKTQSTFYSQKYNDFKYKFLFNNLGGVFAFNSNRDKGWVGAAIGVGYNRLADYNRNVTISASNTQSSLLDEFVFYADGLDTSRLNPNYEMLAWKTDL